The following proteins are co-located in the Anopheles merus strain MAF unplaced genomic scaffold, AmerM5.1 LNR4000911, whole genome shotgun sequence genome:
- the LOC121603185 gene encoding serine/threonine-protein kinase ATM-like isoform X1: MASSSSSSSSSSRMSVMDRDLCLLLVEMSSEKVTVRQKAFNKMSTILNNREDDFLDYMASDAFETQWCAVLDAAYHGIQKQSYAITTQVQSKNHDYVVVLHKLVELAMDRDAPQLPHSQLIGCFVRAINDQAMRDSFGVCFLHVLNKFVLCSKWCLTPVSYEHWKEILDCCLVMLDTAHVPKHLAANCLSLAVVKFLANCSMQTLLADYLSRLIVHLRQAVNEKKSNVLCDLINIALYITEAIAVDCKAKIIAFLESLVPCTVKLYKEANLRKEQKVSLFRLMHLSLIMLYPGGKSHTLAKPLTRDGLQQVEDDEARRKTLREYHYILTSEMKARDQSSFFGSNEAPFADGFIDFAARLCYTVYWNEDNWKESSGEETAAKRNKQFNKLQSIMEMVGTAPNQLNLRWLYILSAVLDRYEAALTSDDYAQLLQLLCNVQPSLQSPHEHDAFYQCCSVLLAFEQKSTHRSLNTAAASGESIGELWAKMIAAAFRACTNTAARTCAKSNLLLQLLIRHRKYPNVGFLNSTVLEAFYTYAVEKTNLNVGTVLSILETVGNAECLGSVDGVLTKLLNYLYPQTRETQSKAILHAKERLSAKTLARISILCVVTTCCAMDETERHTHAGVHDTFYRERDGQLQTLEQRLRYHSLEELLALEQHKKEGIDAESPQGSARISYNINEPLFLRLCEVVSFDKHILPDGNYFLADGLACICDDLELYLEMLNILQLHAAYDEQQCTRSPLYKKVLLKFDLLNGGFERLLKNDAASTLNLIKTRNLAERLLAIFRVPYHPSVRKLLQQTEHTFIMRWAIGQISLKEGEDSQCVTVLQPDKLATEEQMQRCFLHVVAEYLQYEGPSLNEAHELLDRLELNVFSSLDLFYLFDLCRILLAQTSHEVVAVWVLRNLVDVCKNHYTNPDITEQIIDLYGALTAFVSPYEDMIRNVTIVLYSFVKQCAKHTYSTELQVKILAQVKYLLRAYPQHIRTPTHESIYNGLVPLLSSPSYRIKLEAVRNILHFMQLEWSHPDLSSVPCSFYEFQLQLYDQIQFEELLATDGGMDMNDERMNVISGCLQLLLGIFRISFMLRRRALCDFVLLVQLGSVNDDKMANTIRLMRTSSDIDFCQLLQANLDTVLELWLTKGNRLLHFPFRLAGKIATIEEFIQLFKKNISFVILCMQPERFEQFCKSIGVQQAEMVKSILPKCVSFLLPKYAKCEGMAPKYDAIASRMHKALAPIISTVDLKDYVSEIIKHLTHRLNDHVELGKLLDQDLPSCFVADLSLSKATYSTALEHLKQSVWGSQSFKYTLLSNLCFKNSSPIERTLTDVKRWLWAADEPEQKMVHLFQYTVFLDHLKEYIGQQKERAFKPYLVRDVVYFLCNLLSSFPALRLATLNSFGRFLEHVVASSDACELLSEHLHFIVSSLLEVENVDPASEISQKSLTLLRFLILQHSAAFAGAIGKLNYLPKDERFDQLRLAISRQKTIGHENVLPREEIAALIELPNLRYEDLAALKIVLTTKKKDLKLLCDELSEQSASSGANGESVLHRLVYTLLEVVRSSPFDKRSMEALRCLSEIGPIDLGTMLLKSDAEMIAYDTINNSKEAIERCAAVLLSELNELITNRNVPVANYASLICYKMLYGKTFHALAAKLPTLHPFLGTSAEEIKLFTRTTGRSLSLRPMLANERIEYSAFVQQLSAALLSFLGNTMIKKLAEQETTFVEKLVPLLVQITIKQFEESIIDSMGSFINEFFNEFAAIQNEVHNIFNDPKAIQLMLTIVECVRIHNQCFPQYKISVNYLRIAQASQFCQAHFKAILYGDLWYREEEEQGKHDAKRHPELQNIMKSCHLAIGVNDAVKSFLNPIQERMEYYRLEQNYARCLVMQDASTPWSQDTALDSAGTQNAILQTLKDSSLYGLARSLHVAPQQIDYECAWRLSDWNVLFDADGGVGPNVPKRAPAAGSSALLLQSRSFERAHYKALKCLQLRDELAVESAIVAAQRAVSELFKLTSIESTKHIYHGLCRLRMLQQIEDFGEVHFSRQIDCEQDLLNRWREQDELPHSEFTLLETILSQRLSIFSTAGIRAKRKWVPPAVYSTLLLLIHESRLRGFVDCAVRNVVLIGKQELPANVQSVVMLENAQLNWSAGQPVLAKELAWEVMNSAKYTDPMVKGVACRLYGEFLAEGHSQEIKSLCSDYFQQAEKYVQFVLSRQAAATAAGGEQKTSPGNVPANHRCFDVDRNFTVQHTVAKYADREFVRLTKFIRSQEWEARKTNLARMEVELVRLREETQRATDQRRKDLGRSLHFMQKNLQRDKKAAEEVEQNRWDYLNLALCYYLMYAKQSTIVSDMVIFRIMSLWLNNQENTSAKELIEESLLTIPSYKFIAVLPQLTPRVGLDSGDGALVQKALIRCALDHPHHTLPFVFAQLHAYKDQPDHETPTNDNRLMGVREVYKKLRKEPTLEQMLHQTERMNLALIELANKTLSSSPSFREYTMTKRDPLGQLESLDLIHCPTVELPVLKTGNYRSHIVGIRRWDAKVIGVGGINAPKKLACLCLNGTKRTQLLKGKDDMRQDAVMQQVFGIMNILLRHDKETAHRKLSVRTYKVVPLSRQSGILEWCNNTMPIGAWLLSGHAKYRPQDLEPTAARKKFSNNAVAGMTLPKKLKNYEEICDKIRPVFRHYFLEQYLKPGVWFERQQNYIKSVAASSMIGYVLGIGDRHVQNILIDKLTGEVIHIDFGIAFEMGKNLPTPETVPFRLTRDIVDGMGISGVEGVFRKSCEKTLEVLRNNQTVILAILEVLLYDPLYSWNVLSNKKANRRQQQAFLSPSGDADEADGAVGGLPMDAANINVTAERTLMQVEEKLLGQEDNKYISVDGQVQMLIFNAMNKRNLCQVFAGWQPYL; this comes from the exons ATGGCCTCTtcctcgtccagcagcagcagcagcagcagaatgtcGGTGATGGACCGCGACCTctgtctgctgctggtggagatGTCGTCCGAGAAGGTAACCGTGCGGCAGAAGGCGTTCAACAAGATGAGCACCATCCTGAACAACCGGGAGGACGATTTTCTCGACTACATGGCATCGGATGCGTTCGAGACGCAGTGGTGCGCGGTGCTGGATGCGGCTTACCACGGCATACAGAAGCAGAGCTACGCCATTACGACCCAGGTGCAGAGCAAGAACCACGACTACGTCGTGGTGCTGCACAAGCTCGTTGAGCTGGCGATGGATCGGGATGCGCCGCAGCTACCGCACAGCCAGCTGATCGGGTGCTTTGTGCGCGCGATCAACGATCAAGCGATGCGGGACAGTTTTGGTGTGTGCTTTCTGCACGTGCTGAACAAGTTCGTGCTGTGCTCCAAGTGGTGCCTAACGCCGGTGAGCTACGAGCACTGGAAAG aaattcttGACTGCTGTTTAGTGATGCTGGATACAGCGCACGTACCAAAGCACTTGGCGGCCAACTGTCTCTCGCTGGCTGTGGTGAAATTTTTAGCCAACTGCTCGATGCAAACACTGCTGGCGGACTATTTGAGCCGGCTGATTGTCCACCTGCGCCAGGCGGTAAACGAGAAGAAAAGTAACGTTTTATGCGATCTGATAAACATAGCTTTGTACATAACAGAAGCG ATAGCGGTGGATTGTAAGGCGAAGATCATTGCATTCTTGGAGTCGCTCGTTCCATGCACGGTGAAACTTTACAAGGAAGCAAACTTGCGCAAGGAACAGAAAGTGTCACTGTTCCGGTTGATGCATCTGTCGCTGATAATGTTGTACCCGGGAGGAAAATCTCATACCCTTGCCAAACCACTGACCCGAGACGGTTTGCAGCAGGTCGAGGACGATGAAGCGCGAAGGAAAACGTTGCGCGAATATCATTACATACTGACGAGTGAAATGAAGGCACGGGATCAGAGTTCGTTCTTTGGCTCGAATGAGGCCCCTTTTGCTGATGGTTTCATTGACTTTGCCGCCCGGTTGTGTTATACG GTGTACTGGAACGAGGATAATTGGAAGGAATCTAGCGGCGAAGAAACGGCcgcaaagcgaaacaaacagtttaacaAACTGCAAAGCATCATGGAGATGGTCGGTACTGCTCCAAATCAGCTTAATTTGCGTTG GTTGTACATCCTTTCTGCGGTTCTAGACAGATATGAGGCAGCACTTACTAGCGACGACTATGCGCAACTGTTGCAACTGTTGTGCAATGTGCAACCGAGCCTACAATCGCCGCACGAGCATGATGCTTTCTACCAGTGCTGTTCCGTGCTGCTCGCGTTCGAACAAAAGTCAACCCATCGATCGTTGAACACAGCGGCGGCCAGCGGTGAATCGATTGGCGAGCTTTGGGCCAAAATGATAGCCGCTGCGTTCCGTGCCTGCACCAACACCGCCGCAAGAACGTGCGCTAAATCCAATCTCCTGCTGCAGCTATTGATTCGCCATCGAAAGTATCCGAACGTCGGCTTTCTAAACAGCACCGTGCTGGAAGCCTTTTACACCTATGCCGTGGAGAAGACGAACCTTAACGTCGGCACGGTGCTGTCCATCCTGGAGACGGTGGGCAACGCCGAGTGTCTCGGCAGTGTCGACGGTGTGCTGACCAAGCTGCTCAACTATCTCTATCCGCAGACGCGCGAAACACAGTCGAAAGCGATACTACACGCAAAGGAGCGGCTGAGCGCAAAGACGCTGGCACGCATTTCGATCCTTTGCGTGGTGACTACATGTTGCGCAATGGATGAGACAgagcggcacacacacgccggagTGCACGATACCTTTTACCGGGAGCGAGACGGGCAGTTGCAAACGCTCGAGCAAAGACTTCGCTACCATAGTTTAGAGGAATTGCTAGCGTTGGAGCAGCACAAAAAGGAAGGGATTGATGCGGAATCACCCCAAGGCAGCGCACGAATCTCTTACAACATAAACGAACCACTGTTTTTGCGCCTGTGTGAGGTAGTAAGCTTCGACAAGCATATCCTGCCCGATGGGAATTATTTTCTAGCCGATGGATTGGCATGCATCTGCGACGATTTGGAGTTGTACCTGGAGATGCTCAACATTTTGCAGCTGCACGCCGCGTACGATGAGCAGCAGTGCACCAGGAGCCCACTGTACAAAAAGGTTCTGCTCAAGTTCGACCTACTAAACGGTGGATTTGAGCGGCTGTTGAAAAACGATGCGGCCTCCACGCTAAATCTCATCAAAACCAGGAACCTTGCCGAGCGATTGTTGGCCATCTTTCGTGTCCCTTACCATCCGTCGGtaaggaagctgctgcagcaaaccgAACACACGTTCATTATGCGATGGGCAATCGGGCAGATCAGTCTGAAGGAGGGGGAGGATTCGCAGTGCGTGACCGTGTTGCAGCCGGATAAACTGGCCACGGAAGAGCAAATGCAGCGATGTTTCCTCCACGTCGTAGCGGAATATCTGCAGTACGAAGGGCCAAGCCTGAACGAGGCTCACGAGCTGCTGGATCGGTTGGAACTGAATGTGTTCAGCAGTTTGGATTTGTTCTATCTGTTTGATCTGTGTCGAATACTGCTGGCGCAAACTTCCCATGAGGTGGTGGCCGTATGGGTACTGAGAAACCTGGTAGATGTGTGCAAAAACCACTACACCAATCCTGACATTACGGAGCAGATTATCGATCTGTACGGTG CTTTAACCGCCTTCGTGAGCCCGTACGAAGACATGATCCGCAACGTAACGATCGTGCTGTACTCGTTCGTAAAACAGTGCGCCAAACACACGTACTCTACCGAGCTGCAGGTGAAGATACTGGCGCAGGTGAAGTATCTGCTCCGCGCTTACCCGCAGCACATCCGTACGCCAACGCACGAGAGCATCTACAACGGATTGGTGCCGTTGCTGAGCAGCCCAAGCTATCGCATCAAGCTGGAAGCGGTCAGGAATATTCTGCACTTCATGCAGCTCGAATGGTCACATCCTGACCTTTCTTCGGTTCCGTGCAGCTTTTACGAGTTTCAGCTGCAACTGTACGATCAAATTCAGTTCGAGGAGCTACTAGCGACCGACGGTGGGATGGACATGAACGATGAGAGAATGAACGTGATTAGCGGCTGCCTTCAGCTGCTGTTGGGCATCTTTCGCATTAGCTTCATGCTGCGTCGGCGCGCGTTGTGCGATTTTGTGCTGCTCGTTCAGTTGGGAAGCGTAAACGATG acaaaatggcaaacaccATACGGCTTATGCGCACCTCCAGCGATATCGACTTCTGCCAGCTGCTTCAAGCTAACCTGGACACCGTACTCGAGCTATGGCTAACCAAAGGGAATCGGTTGCTGCATTTCCCGTTCCGTCTAGCGGGAAAGATCGCCACGATCGAAGAGTTTATCCAACTGttcaagaaaaacatttccttcGTCATACTCTGCATGCAGCCGGAACGGTTCGAACAGTTCTGCAAATCGATTGGCGTACAGCAGGCAGAAATGGTGAAG AGTATACTGCCGAAATGTGTTTCGTTCCTTCTGCCCAAGTACGCCAAATGTGAAGGGATGGCGCCCAAGTATGATGCAATAGCTAGTCGGATGCACAAAGCACTTGCCCCTATAATAAGCACGGTAGATCTTAAAGATTACGTGTCGGAAATTATCAAACACCTCACCCACCGATTGAACGATCACGTTGAGCTGGGCAAGCTGTTGGACCAGGACCTGCCAAGCTGCTTCGTTGCCGATCTGTCGCTTAGCAAAGCCACTTACTCGACGGCGCTCGAGCACCTGAAACAGTCGGTATGGGGATCGCAATCGTTCAAGTACACGCTGCTGAGcaatttgtgttttaaaaacagCTCACCAATTGAACGCACCCTAACGGATGTCAAACGCTGGCTTTGGGCGGCTGATGAACCGGAGCAGAAAATGGTACATCTCTTCCAGTACACGGTGTTTCTCGACCATCTGAAAGAGTACATCGGACAGCAGAAGGAACGCGCGTTCAAACCCTATCTCGTGCGAGATGTGGTGTATTTCCTGTGCAACTTGTTGTCCTCCTTTCCCGCCCTACGACTTGCCACGCTCAACAGCTTCGGGCGGTTCCTGGAGCACGTGGTCGCATCTAGCGATGCGTGCGAGCTGCTCTCGGAACATTTGCACTTCATAGTGTCATCATTGCTGGAGGTGGAAAATGTCGATCCGGCATCGGAGATTTCTCAAAAATCGCTAACTCTGCTACGGTTTCTGATCTTACAACACTCTGCCGCGTTTGCGGGTGCGATCGGTAAGCTGAATTATCTACCAAAGGACGAACGATTCGATCAGTTGCGGCTTGCTATATCGCGCCAAAAAACGATCGGTCATGAAAATGTGCTGCCAAGGGAAGAAATCGCGGCGCTGATTGAGTTGCCCAATTTAAGATACGAAGATTTGGCTGCGCTGAAGATTGTG ctcACCACCAAAAAGAAAGATCTAAAATTATTGTGCGATGAGCTGAGCGAGCAAAGCGCATCGTCGGGCGCTAATGGGGAAAGCGTGCTTCATCGGTTAGTCTACACTTTGCTGGAAGTTGTGCGCAGCTCCCCGTTCGACAAGCGATCGATGGAAGCTCTCCGATGTTTGAGTGAAATAGGACCGATCGATCTGGGAACAATGCTGTTAAAATCCGACGCAGAAATGATTGCTTACGATACG ATCAACAACTCGAAGGAAGCAATCGAACGATGTGCTGCGGTGCTGCTGAGCGAATTGAACGAGCTGATAACGAACAGAAACGTTCCGGTTGCAAACTACGCCTCACTGATTTGCTACAAAATGCTGTACGGAAAAACATTCCATGCTTTGGCGG CCAAACTACCAACACTGCACCCATTTTTGGGAACTTCTGCGGAAGAGATCAAACTCTTCACTCGTACCACCGGACGCAGTTTGTCGTTGCGGCCAATGCTTGCCAACGAACGGATCGAGTACAGCGCTTTTGTGCAGCAGCTGTCAGCCGCGTTGCTGTCATTTTTGGGAAATACGATGATTAAAAAGCTGGCCGAACAGGAAACGACATTCGTCGAGAAGCTTGTCCCTTTGCTGGTACAGATAACGATAAAGCAATTCGAAGAGTCAATCATCGATAGCATGGGCAGCTTT ATTAATGAGTTTTTCAACGAGTTCGCTGCCATTCAAAATGAGGTTCACAATATTTTCAATGACCCGAAAGCTATTCAACTGATGCTTACCATCGTGGAGTGTGTTCGGATACATAATCAATG CTTTCCACAGTACAAAATTTCCGTTAACTATCTACGAATCGCACAAGCGTCTCAATTCTGTCAGGCACACTTTAAAGCCATCCTGTATGGTGACCTCTGGTACCgggaggaagaggagcaaGGCAAGCATGATGCCAAACGACACCCGGAACTGCAAAACATAATGAAATCATGCCATTTGGCGATCGGCGTAAACGATGCAGTTAAATCATTCCTCAACCCAATCCAGGAACGGATGGAATATTACCGTCTAGAGCAGAATTACGCCAGATGCTTGGTTATGCAAGATGCAAGCACACCGTGGTCGCAAGATACCGCCCTGGACAGTGCGGGCACACAGAATGCCATCTTGCAAACACTGAAAGACTCCTCACTGTACGGTTTGGCTAGATCGTTACATGTCGCACCGCAACAGATTGATTACGAGTGTGCCTGGCGGCTGTCCGACTGGAATGTACTATTCGACGCGGACGGCGGTGTTGGTCCCAATGTCCCGAAGAGAGCACCGGCTGCCGGTTCGAGCGCGCTGCTCCTACAGTCGCGATCCTTCGAGCGAGCGCATTACAAAGCGCTCAAGTGTTTGCAGCTGCGCGATGAACTCGCGGTGGAAAGTGCGATCGTGGCAGCGCAGCGTGCCGTTAGCGAACTTTTCAAGCTTACCAGCATCGAATCCACCAAACACATCTACCACGGGCTGTGCCGGTTGCGGATGCTGCAGCAGATCGAAGACTTCGGTGAGGTACACTTCTCCAGACAGATCGACTGCGAGCAGGACCTGCTGAACCGGTGGAGGGAACAGGACGAGCTGCCGCACAGCGAGTTCACGCTGCTGGAAACGATCCTTTCCCAGCGGCTGTCCATCTTCAGCACGGCCGGGATTCGTGCGAAACGTAAATGGGTACCGCCGGCAGTGTAcagcacgctgctgctgctgatccacGAATCGCGCCTGCGAGGCTTCGTGGACTGTGCGGTACGGAATGTGGTGCTGATCGGGAAGCAGGAGCTGCCGGCCAACGTGCAGTCGGTGGTGATGCTGGAAAATGCACAGCTCAATTGGAGTGCCGGCCAGCCGGTGCTGGCGAAGGAGTTGGCGTGGGAAGTAATGAACAGCGCCAAGTACACTGATCCGATGGTGAAGGGAGTGGCGTGTCGCCTTTACGGTGAGTTCCTTGCCGAAGGACACTCGCAGGAGATCAAGTCGCTATGCTCGGACTACTTTCAACAAGCGGAAAAATATGTCCAGTTTGTGCTGTCGCGAcaggcggcggcgacggctgCGGGTGGCGAACAGAAAACCTCGCCCGGGAACGTTCCCGCTAACCATCGTTGCTTCGACGTGGATCGTAACTTCACCGTGCAGCACACCGTCGCGAAGTACGCGGATCGTGAATTTGTGCGG CTCACCAAATTCATCCGCTCTCAGGAGTGGGAGGCACGGAAAACGAATCTCGCCCGCATGGAGGTCGAGCTGGTCCGCCTGAGGGAGGAAACGCAACGTGCCACCGATCAGCGGCGCAAAGATCTTGGCCGTTCGCTTCACTTTATGCAGAAAAACTTGCAGCGCGACAAGAAAGCGGCCGAAGAGGTGGAACAGAATCGCTGGGACTACTTGAATCTGGCACTGTGCTATTATCTGATGTACGCGAAACAGAGCACGATCGTGAGCGACATGGTGATATTTAGGATCATGTCGCTGTGGTTGAACAATCAGGAAAATACGAGCGCAAAGGAGTTGATCGAAGAGTCGCTGCTTACCATTCCTTCGTACAAGTTTATTGCCGTTTTACCGCAGCTTACACCGCGCGTCGGGCTGGACAGTGGGGACGGTGCGCTGGTGCAGAAAGCTTTGATAAGATGCGCCCTGGACCATCCCCATCACACGcttccgtttgtgtttgcgCAGCTGCATGCGTATAAAGATCAACCGGATCACGA AACTCCCACCAACGATAACCGTTTAATGGGTGTGCGGGAGGTGTACAAAAAGCTGCGCAAAGAACCAACGCTCGAGCAAATGTTGCACCAAACAGAGAGAATGAATCTCGCCCTGATCGAGCTGGCCAACAAAACGCTCTCCAGCAGTCCCTCCTTCCGGGAGTACACCATGACGAAACGTGATCCGCTCGGGCAGCTGGAAAGCTTGGATCTCATCCACTGTCCAACGGTGGAGTTGCCCGTCCTAAAAACCGGCAACTATCGCTCACACATCGTAGGCATCAGGCGGTGGGATGCGAAGGTGATCGGTGTCGGTGGAATTAATGCGCCGAAAAAGCTTGCCTGCCTTTGCCTGAACGGTACGAAACGGACGCAGCTGCTCAAGGGGAAGGATGATATGCGCCAGGATGCGGTAATGCAGCAGGTGTTCGGTataatgaacatactgctgcGCCACGATAAGGAAACGGCGCACCGGAAGCTGTCCGTGCGCACGTACAAGGTGGTACCGCTGTCGAGGCAAAGCGGCATACTGGAATGGTGCAACAACACGATGCCGATCGGTGCGTGGTTGCTTTCCGGGCATGCCAAGTATCGGCCGCAGGACCTGGAACCGACAGCGGCgcggaaaaagttttccaat AACGCGGTGGCCGGCATGACGTTGCCGAAGAAGCTGAAAAACTATGAAGAAATCTGTGACAAAATTCGGCCCGTCTTTCGGCACTACTTTCTCGAGCAGTACCTGAAGCCGGGCGTGTGGTTCGAGCGGCAGCAGAACTACATCAAAAGTGTGGCCGCCAGCTCGATGATCGGGTACGTGCTGGGCATCGGCGATCGGCACGTGCAGAACATCCTGATCGACAAGCTAACAGGGGAGGTGATCCATATTGATTTTGGCATAGCGTTCGAGATGGGGAAAAATCTGCCCACCCCGGAGACCGTCCCGTTCCGCTTGACGCGTGACATTGTGGATGGTATGGGGATAAGCGGTGTTGAGGGTGTTTTCCGCAA ATCGTGCGAGAAAACGCTGGAAGTGTTGCGGAACAATCAGACGGTGATCCTCGCCATCCTGGAGGTGCTGCTGTACGATCCGCTCTACTCGTGGAACGTGCTGTCAAACAAGAAAGCAAACCGTCGGCAACAGCAAGCCTTCCTTTCGCCATCCGGTGACGCTGATGAGGCCGATGGAGCGGTCGGTGGTCTGCCGATGGATGCGGCTAATATCAATGTGACGGCCGAGCGTACGTTGATGCAGGTGGAAGAGAAGCTGCTTGGCCAGGAGGACAACAAGTACATCTCAGTCGATGGGCAGGTGCAAATGCTAATCTTCAACGCAATGAACAAGCGCAATCTCTGTCAAGTGTTTGCGGGATGGCAACCGTACCTGTGA